aaattagtagtttcctgttttgtaataTATTGGTACATTTCGAAAATagttagtttcctgttttgtgtGATATAAATCAGATTAtactatatatgattataaaataaatatataatttcctataaaagaatatattttcttgaaattggtttatatggaaattattagtatttattttcatttatctgatttggttgcccagaaatcgtgtacagcttgtaataataaatgatatattgtttccttatttatttaaggaaactgggttgaaaaactgtccaggttcaatgaatctgtttgaaccgatttccagtctgtttgaacatattctgactttcctgttttggaagatttttcatttattggctgtttgatttctgatttgttttccacgacctaaagggattctaaaaagtatataatcatccttagttCGCTGGTTTtttatcatctctcttggtgtattattttccaaatatttttcaagttttagagagactttttatgtgaagaacttgagtccagcaagttcttagtggtttattacagtatacttctgtattgttttctttgtgttaattgtgcaggttgaacacacttggacattgattatcaagcttcgggagaagtcttgttcgtgagtcacttttcgggaggaaaagtgcaagtgttatgatttgaagggagttcaagatcttatcacttcagaaatttgattaggagtttagattacaacagttgcgaaaAATTCAAGAgagagtctttatttgtataagtcaattttgttttgtaatcgtttagatattcttctaataaatttcattctctgggcgtggcctcgtggactagtagtaatctgcaaagattgctgataccacgtaaaaattcatgtgttttttactttatgttcgtttttatcttctgatcacaaactgtttaaacatatccggtttctgttcaaacagtctttgtgtctgtttaaacatttctgtattagttcaacaattaattatttaatttgaataattaagttggtaatcttaaaaaacggaatttcaaataTAGTGATATATCAAGTAAAGCACGAACTCTACATGTCAAGTAATCTGTATTTATATGGATAAGAAAAGTTTCACGGACAATGGCGTTACAAGACTGAATAGTATTTCTGTAGAACAAATAAAAAAGATACAGATatatattaattgttattaatcaTCTTATCAGTACTAGAATTAATCAGTCATTGAGGAAAGAATTAGCTATATTACTAATATTATACTAAATTCCAAATTAGATAAATATAAATTGGACTGACTTCTTACAATATATGTAAACTAATTTTTATTGGATTGttacaaaagaattaattaaattactTGACGATGACGATGATGAGAAAAACTCGATAGAGAACATATATGGCCTTGCCGTTTCTCGTGAAACGAATTGGAAAAATTAACTAATTTTGTAGTGAGTTGAAGAGGAACTTGCAATCGGCCAGATATATAACGACGTCGGACAAGGAAGGGCAGCTCTTCATCACATGGTGGTTTCTAAATCCCAGGAGTCAGTATAGACCAAACGCTCACAAGATAGATTGAATATACCTATAAGCGAGAGAGATTTGAACTTATAGGGAAGTAGGAAACTACCACCGGTGCTTTGGATGACTTAATATTATTGGACTTATTACTCTGTTCCTCTTTCTGCTTGCAATTTTCGACGTTATCGGAGACTCGAGACGAAGACACATGAAAACAGCTGAACAAGCCTGTGAAAAGAGCCATGTTGCTTAGTTTTTGAGGTGATTCAGTACCTGGTTTTGGTTAATAAGGCGCTAGCTTAGCTAGATCGTGAAAATTTGAAAGACTAGCAGTATGCTATAGTAATGTGGTGCTTAAGTATAGGTTGGTACTATATTTATGAGAAAAGAATTGATTTTTGTGCTTTATATATACCAGGCATCTGATTAAAGCTTTGTTATTCTTGTTGGGCAAGGAAGAAGAAAGATCAGGGCAGCTTCGGCTGCTTCATCTTCCGTGTTGCTAAATTATTACTTTCTTGGAGGGTGGTTGTGTAATTGTCATTGTCATTCAGAgccttttgttgttgttgttttaatTTACTTTCTTGGAAAGAACAATGTCATTCATAATTTTGAATGCGGATCCCAATTTTGCTTCCTCTAAGTCAATATTTTATGGATAACTTAATCGCTGTTCCAAGTTTGTTATCTTCCATTAAATAAATGAATGGAAACTATATGCCAAATAGTCAATTTTAATTTGAGGTGAGTCATCGCTACTTTGTCACAATTGACAAATAAAGAAACGTAAGGTGACTTTAACAAGAGTAGTCTTGGTCTAAGCATGTGACATTCGTTGTGTTGACCTTTCAACCAATGCACCACATAGTTAAGCAAAGGAAATGAAAAGGTCAAGTAAGACCAAATATTTTAAGACTAAAGAGGATTCTTGTATGGCACAATTGTTTCAGCTTGCTCCACACGCTTAGCAGTCACTAATAATCACTCAGTGCCTATAAAAATTCAACCACAtaatttcatttcttataattaaatatatgatCCTCAAACCTCttagttcttaattttttatacttgcCAATTAAGCTCATTCAAATCAAAGCAATAACAGTCTTTCTCAATGTCTCTTTTCAACTGCTTCCGGCCTTCGTACGTGCCTCGGGTGTCGGACCACGATGAGAGCTCAAAGAAGAAAGTAGATTCATCGTCTATGGAGAAAAACAAGAGCAGTGAGTCAATAAAATCTTCCACAGCTCCCGTTGTCGTTTCTTATTTTCCCGTTAATTCTTATCCCTCTCGCTTGTAGAATATGAAAATATGAAATCAAAAGAAGTGGAATGAAACGACATCAATTTAGGCTGATCAATTGGGGAATTTAAACCCTTCTTTACTCTGCTTTTTGTATGAGAAAGACGAGAGGAAGAATTGTGTGTATGACTCGTGGTTGTATCATAAATAAATTCTGTTTCAAATCAATCATGAAATACAAATTTGATTTCGTACTGGTATTTATTAGTCTCACAAAGCGTCTACAAATTGATTTCTTTTTTTTGAGAAGTGACCCAAAATagaatttatataatttataccATCTCCAATGCAAATAAGTGACctaaatttagcacaaaattAAGAGTTAATGCTATATTTGACCTAATATTTGTGATTATGTTCTAATACACAAGAAacaaattaacacaaaaaaattaataatttatttaatatttattaagaatatacaaaaattaattttttttattaattcaaaTTGTATACTACAAGAAATTTGtcattaaaagaaataaaaaaaaagagatatgATTGGTAAATAATTGTCAACtactaaattataataattagtggtaatatggtaaataaaaaagtaGCATTTATTGATGTGCCAAATTTGATTCATGTTatattttgtgctaaatttgacaCAACTTCTAGAATGTATCAAATTTGACACACTTTTTGGAACACCATTGGAGTCATATTTTTTGTAAGTGTAGTGGGCAAAATCTGTCTACATGATAAAAAATCCAACAAGTCAGTAAGACTAGTCTGTCAGGCCCAATAAACTAGCTAGACTAGCCAGTAAGACCCAAACCAATGTAAATGGGCTCACATATATTGTATGAACCATCCAAATGGCCAATCCATACCCGGAACTGAATCCGGATGCACTCAGTCAGCCAAAGACCTTGAAACAAACAAGGTACACGTAACATTTTCCATGAATTTCGGAAGGTATCCACTTGGGGCGAGTGAGACGGATCAAGAAGGTGGAGGGGCAACGGTAAGGAGGATGACTATAAGGAAAACCCTAAGGGGAGATGGCAAGGTATCGAAGAACCATCACTCTGAATACTCTCTTGGACTAAGAACACTTTCTTGAAGTTGATTCTGTCAAGCAAGACAAATCAGTAAGACTCACCTGACTAGACTGACGAGCTCTGTTGTAGCCTGCCACGAGCCATTCAGACTAACTTGGCCGGAATGTCAAACTCCATCATCACCCGCTCATCATTCTATTCACCTACTCAATATTACTTTTGTTATTCTTTTACTTTTTCGATTATCTTTCACAAAAATCTGACTAAGTTGAACTACCGCCTCCTTCTTTGTTCTTGAAAGGTTGCTAGTGACTGTTTCATCAATTGTAGGAATCAGCCTCTATATTTTGGCGCCCACCGTGGGGCCCTAGCAATCAGACAATTGACAAAGAATCAAGGAGTTCACTTATGAACTATGTCAGACGTGACTGAGACACATGATCTGGCCACCCAACTCGCTGCCCTTACTGCCCAAATGAATGAGAATCGCGAGAAAATGAAGAGGCTCGAAATAGAGAATGTTGACCTACTCGTGTGAATGGATGTCATGTCATCTCAGGCGACCGAGGTCCGGCCATCCCGCTTCTGAGGCCCCATCAGCCCGATGCAACCTTTGGGTGAATTCACCCATATCTCTAACAATGATGGAATGAGTTGAACAAATCTATCATCCTCGTTAAGAAACCCTCAAATGCCACGTACCATGTCTAACATACAGAATTCAAATGTCAATGCAGGAGAACTACATGTAACCATGAATGATTATGGACATTCATTCGCACCCAGACAACATCAGACTCCAGGAGTCATCCAGCTAGCCTCAGTAGGCGGACATCAGCAGGTTCCAGGAGCCAATCACCCATCCACTTGATCCGAATGTCAGCAGATCCC
The Humulus lupulus chromosome 6, drHumLupu1.1, whole genome shotgun sequence DNA segment above includes these coding regions:
- the LOC133781932 gene encoding uncharacterized protein LOC133781932, yielding MSLFNCFRPSYVPRVSDHDESSKKKVDSSSMEKNKSSESIKSSTAPVVVSYFPVNSYPSRL